A window of Patescibacteria group bacterium contains these coding sequences:
- a CDS encoding molecular chaperone Tir: MARKCFISFKTEDIAYKEAIQNDPNIDMIDKSLNEAIDSDDEDYIMRAIRDQYLSDSTVTIHLIGNKSSEVLGYEEQKFIKRELQASLYNGENNARSGILGVVLPSMYESIFKGPFECTTCRESHNWVIVGDGTTVSEFHRNYYIQHDKCHHAEDDRYCVLVKWDDFRLNPNTYIEQAFLKRDHAIAEKVKVRP; this comes from the coding sequence ATGGCCAGAAAATGTTTCATCTCGTTTAAGACAGAGGACATCGCTTACAAGGAAGCGATACAAAATGACCCCAACATAGACATGATTGATAAGTCTCTGAATGAGGCTATAGATTCAGACGACGAGGATTACATTATGCGCGCGATCCGTGACCAGTACCTGTCGGACTCCACGGTGACGATTCACTTGATTGGGAACAAAAGTTCCGAGGTCCTCGGTTACGAGGAACAGAAATTCATCAAGCGAGAACTCCAGGCTTCTCTGTATAACGGAGAGAATAACGCAAGAAGTGGTATTCTCGGCGTCGTGCTTCCGTCCATGTACGAAAGTATCTTTAAGGGGCCTTTCGAATGTACCACCTGTCGTGAGAGTCATAATTGGGTGATCGTCGGGGACGGGACGACGGTTTCGGAGTTCCATCGCAACTACTACATACAACACGACAAGTGCCATCACGCGGAGGATGATCGCTATTGCGTGCTTGTGAAGTGGGACGACTTTCGTCTCAATCCCAACACGTATATCGAACAGGCGTTTCTGAAGCGAGATCACGCCATCGCGGAAAAGGTGAAGGTGCGCCCCTAA
- a CDS encoding rhodanese-like domain-containing protein, with translation MNKAILTIVVSVLLGAAAGAGSAWGIVSLLPARHASDAELIADFYRTESAVHVSPHGLRKMMDKGDDSFVLVDLRSAEEYALGHVTGAVSIPAYKDKDTSAYDEVDRITEAFAALPKEKDVIVYCYSIPCMTGRKVGKMLAERGIFVKHLGIGWNEWKHDWTGWNHEHEWKLTKAADYITIGPDPGTPKANPASKACPIDGDMGC, from the coding sequence ATGAACAAGGCCATCCTCACCATCGTCGTCTCCGTGCTCCTGGGCGCCGCCGCGGGCGCCGGTTCCGCCTGGGGCATCGTTTCCCTGCTCCCCGCGCGCCACGCGAGCGACGCGGAGCTGATCGCCGACTTCTACCGCACCGAATCCGCCGTGCACGTGAGCCCGCATGGCCTGCGCAAGATGATGGACAAGGGCGACGACTCGTTCGTGCTCGTGGACCTGCGCAGCGCCGAAGAATACGCGCTCGGCCACGTCACAGGCGCCGTCAGCATCCCCGCGTACAAGGACAAGGACACCTCCGCCTACGACGAGGTCGATCGCATCACCGAGGCCTTCGCCGCGTTGCCGAAGGAGAAGGACGTCATCGTCTACTGCTACTCCATCCCCTGCATGACCGGCCGCAAGGTGGGCAAGATGCTCGCCGAGCGCGGGATCTTCGTGAAGCACCTGGGCATCGGCTGGAACGAATGGAAGCACGACTGGACCGGCTGGAACCACGAGCACGAGTGGAAGCTCACCAAGGCCGCCGACTACATCACCATCGGCCCCGACCCCGGCACGCCCAAGGCCAACCCCGCCTCCAAGGCCTGCCCCATCGACGGCGACATGGGGTGCTAA
- a CDS encoding DUF4231 domain-containing protein — translation MFRLKKREAMAVPGNTEQEPDSGYARLEQQIRWYDTKSQSAQHYYKWAKILEFSFAGLIPFLASTSSCITAALGILIIVLEGLQHVNQWSHNWITYRSTCEALRHEKYLYIGRSVVYAGMSDEEAKKVLVERVESLISTEHAKWISQQDLTTKAPHSAKKEE, via the coding sequence ATGTTCAGACTAAAGAAACGAGAAGCTATGGCAGTTCCCGGCAATACCGAACAAGAACCTGATTCCGGGTACGCACGGCTAGAACAGCAAATCAGGTGGTATGACACGAAGTCGCAAAGCGCTCAGCATTATTACAAATGGGCGAAGATCCTGGAATTCAGTTTTGCGGGACTCATTCCTTTTTTAGCGAGCACATCTTCGTGCATCACTGCTGCATTAGGAATTCTGATTATCGTCCTCGAGGGTTTGCAACACGTAAACCAATGGTCGCACAATTGGATCACATATCGCTCCACATGCGAGGCACTCCGACATGAGAAGTACCTGTACATTGGCCGTTCAGTTGTTTATGCGGGAATGAGCGATGAGGAGGCGAAAAAAGTGCTCGTTGAACGAGTTGAATCTTTGATTTCAACCGAGCACGCAAAATGGATTTCCCAGCAAGATCTGACAACAAAAGCCCCCCACAGTGCGAAGAAAGAAGAATAA
- a CDS encoding site-specific DNA-methyltransferase, translated as MSRHQKYKKWDKEKLISEICRLEDCKKYGLVWEDKPEDVAEQCREQLPVLEEVPERAHLKDGLLGTNILIEGDNYHALSVLNYTHKGAIDVVYIDPPYNTGARDWKYNNDYVDINDVFRHSKWLSMMQRRLLLSKDLLKDDGVLIVTIDKHEQPRIVILLEELFPDKEIVTVVIEHNPKGSPTRHFTYTNEFAIFVVPKATNVIGKDPTEKVDTRNLRRAGRASTRKERPTMFYPIYVRSGKVIRVGDTPDASFHPKKRNVVQKNGEIAIWPIDDDGRERRWHFGLDSINDYLDRIEVRQSKGEIQLFVTASPGRYKTVWRGGEFDAGKYGTSLVRDLIGVEFPYPKSVFATAKCLETVVHGRPDALILDYFAGSGTTGHATLYLNKKFGGNRRFILCTNNENDIAEDITFPRLIKVIDGHKDHKDTTGIPVNLRYFKTTFVKKSDVSDDTRRELVKRSMEMICVKEGTFQKIADNKQFKIYRDVNHVTGILYNLDAISEFKKKISDLGLSASIYVFSLTTDTYDADFVDLEVKYTLCPIPESILEVYRKLFA; from the coding sequence ATGTCTAGACACCAGAAGTACAAAAAATGGGACAAGGAGAAGCTGATCTCGGAGATCTGCCGACTTGAGGACTGCAAGAAATACGGTTTGGTTTGGGAGGATAAGCCTGAGGATGTGGCGGAGCAATGCAGGGAGCAGTTACCGGTTTTAGAGGAGGTGCCAGAAAGAGCGCATCTCAAAGATGGATTGCTTGGGACCAATATTTTGATAGAAGGAGATAATTACCACGCACTTTCCGTTTTAAATTACACGCATAAGGGCGCGATTGATGTCGTTTATATTGATCCGCCCTATAACACAGGAGCTAGGGACTGGAAATATAACAATGACTACGTCGATATTAACGACGTTTTCAGGCACAGCAAGTGGCTCTCGATGATGCAGAGACGGCTCCTTCTCTCGAAAGATTTATTAAAGGATGATGGCGTACTAATCGTGACGATCGATAAGCATGAGCAGCCGAGAATCGTAATTTTACTTGAGGAGCTTTTTCCGGATAAGGAAATAGTCACAGTCGTCATTGAGCACAACCCCAAGGGCTCACCGACACGGCACTTTACGTATACAAATGAGTTTGCAATTTTCGTAGTACCAAAGGCGACGAATGTGATAGGAAAAGATCCGACCGAAAAAGTGGACACGCGCAATCTTCGCAGAGCTGGTCGTGCGTCGACTCGAAAAGAAAGGCCGACGATGTTTTATCCAATTTACGTAAGGAGTGGAAAGGTTATAAGGGTTGGTGATACGCCGGACGCCTCATTTCATCCTAAAAAAAGAAATGTTGTACAAAAAAATGGTGAAATCGCTATTTGGCCCATCGATGACGATGGTCGAGAGAGGCGGTGGCACTTTGGACTGGATTCGATCAATGATTATCTAGACCGCATTGAGGTTCGGCAGTCCAAGGGAGAAATACAATTATTCGTGACGGCTTCGCCCGGGCGATACAAGACTGTATGGCGAGGCGGCGAATTCGACGCTGGTAAATATGGAACCTCCCTGGTCAGGGACCTGATCGGCGTCGAATTTCCTTACCCAAAATCTGTATTTGCGACGGCTAAGTGTCTCGAGACCGTTGTACACGGGCGGCCCGATGCTTTAATTTTGGACTATTTTGCCGGCTCTGGAACCACGGGGCACGCGACGCTTTACCTCAACAAAAAGTTTGGTGGTAACCGGCGATTCATACTCTGCACTAACAACGAAAACGACATAGCAGAGGATATTACCTTTCCGCGACTGATTAAAGTAATTGACGGCCACAAGGACCATAAGGATACAACAGGCATACCGGTCAATCTGCGCTACTTCAAAACGACCTTCGTAAAAAAATCAGACGTTTCAGATGATACCCGCCGTGAGCTTGTGAAACGTTCGATGGAGATGATCTGCGTGAAGGAGGGCACCTTCCAAAAAATTGCAGACAATAAGCAGTTCAAGATTTATCGCGACGTGAATCATGTCACCGGCATCCTCTACAATCTGGATGCAATATCCGAATTCAAGAAGAAGATTTCGGACCTTGGTCTCTCGGCAAGCATCTACGTATTTTCGTTAACGACGGATACGTACGATGCCGATTTCGTAGATTTGGAAGTCAAATACACGCTTTGTCCGATCCCGGAAAGCATCCTCGAGGTCTATCGCAAACTGTTCGCGTGA